A segment of the Arachis hypogaea cultivar Tifrunner chromosome 5, arahy.Tifrunner.gnm2.J5K5, whole genome shotgun sequence genome:
ATCACCCTTCTATAATTATTTGCATTTTGCCATGTATCTCTACGAAACCTAATTGTATAGACGAATAACGTTTTTtcctttaaaaagttatttatttcAACCATTAGtccattatttgttttttttttttatttgcagaTACTATGCACCTGCACTAGGGTTTTTGATGTTTGCAGTGGGGGTAAATTCAAGTGAAAAGGACTTCGTTGAAGCTTTTAACAGGCCAGTAGAAATTGTAGTTGGTTATGTTGGCCAGTTTGTCATGAAGCCCCTTCTAGGGTATCTGTTTTCCTTAATTTCTGTAACTGTATTTGGTCTACCAACACCCATAGGTGAGGATGGGCTATCTTAAGATTTGGAAGACCTGATGGGATATGCTTTCTAACTTCTGGCCATAAAATGAATCAGGCGCAGGAATTGCATTGGTGTCTTGTGTTAGTGGAGCGCAGCTCTCGAATTATGCTACTTTCCTCACCGATCCACAGATGGCACCATTAAGCATAGTTATGACATCCCTGTCTACTGCATCTGCGGTTTTTGTGACGCCCCTGTTATCGCTTTTGCTCATTGGAAAGAGACTGCCTGTAGATGTAAAAGGAATGGTGTTTAGCATTACACAGATTGTGGTGGCTCCTATTGCTCTTGGCCTGCTTCTAAACCGGTAGTTATATCTATAGTTTTGGATAAATGTGTTATTCTCTATGTTTTTTCAAAGAGTGTTATCTTTCTTAcatatttgttttgacagcttcCTTCCTCGTATCTGTAATGCTATTCGACCGTTTTTACCTCCACTGTCAGTATTTGTGACGGCTCTCTGTGTTGGAGCTCCTCTTGCAATTAACATTGAGGCTGTTAAATCCCCATTTGGAGCTTCTATCTTGTTGCTTGTTGTTGGTTTTCATTTAGCTGCATTTGTAGTTGGTTATATCTTAAGTGGATTTGTCTTCCATGATTCTCCTGATGTAAAGGCATTGCAGCGAACAATTTCCTTTGAGACAGGTACGAGTTTTCTCTATATTATTTCATCAAGTGGTTGTCTTGTCGAATGTTACTGCTAGTAACTTCATTCATCCAACTGCAGGAATGCAAAGTAGCCTTCTTGCTCTGGCCCTTGCTAATCGATTCTTCGAAGATCTATTAGTCAGTGTGCCTCCTGCAATTTCTGTAAGTCTGGCTACCTTGTTAGACTCCAATTAGAGTAGTTTCTTTGTGCAAGTTAACTATTTAAGTAGTCtctgccttttttttctcttttgcatGTATGTGTTTAACTGTTTATACTTTCTGCTGTTCTGCATGAATGACATATTATTTAAATGTCTTTATTTAGTACTTACTCAAAGCAACCAAGCTTATTGCTTCGTTGTGAGAAAATCTAgagctttttctttttattaaaagaaaaagaaaaaactgaTGCAACCATTTTCGATAAGTATATGCATTATTGTATTGCAATATAAGTAAGCTAATTTTGCTTGCAGACTGTAATAATGTCTTTGATGGGATTTTCTCTTGTGATGATTTGGGCCAAGAGGAAAGAGTAAGAGGCTGATAGTAAAGCAGATGAAAGGTATGGTTTGGGGTATGTACTGCACATTTTTCAGGAGGCACCAATAGCAGCCGGAGAAATGTCATTCAAAGCATTTTTAACGTTTAGCTTTGAAAGTTTGAGGGAAATTTTCATGTAAGAAGGTAATTGTTGGTGCAAATTGCTTAGTAGAGATCAAAATTGAGGAATCAAGTGCGACTGGACTCAAATATGCCTTTTGATTTAAATAATCGTGTCTCATTTTGATTCTTTCTCTTATGTTGACTTTAGGAATGGACGAAGGAAACCCTTCACTGGTAGGTAGTTTATTGCCGACGAACCTTATGATATCCCGGGTCCTGGAGACTACTTTGCAGTTTTgcattgtttttttcttttgcaacacaACACACTCGCACGCACTACACTACATTGGTTCTTTTTATCCACCAgtgggatttttttttattttttcggtcAAGTCCACCAGTGGGATTTGAAAACCAAGCCTCCAACCATACATTTTTGTTTcgattcttttcattttctttttgggTACAGTTTATTTTGGACTTGCTATGTTTGTTTTTGGGTACATTGATGAACAGGAAATTGAGACTTCTAagttctaagaaaaagaaaatgatccaaataaaggggaaaaaaaaacGTCCCATTTCAATACCATAAActaaaaagggagaaaaaaaaagTAGGTTCTGGTTCCTAATTGCGTGAAGCTGTTGCGATAATTATCTGTTGCAATTTACATATATACCCcccaaaaaaatatatctattacAAATATTAGATATGTCTAAAATAAGCACAATATTGTATTTATTGGATGTGTCATATTTTTATAAATCATtggattttattaaatataaatcaaaagctaatataaaagaaaaagtattgataaattgtaataaatatagaatatactAGACGTCAcgagtacataaataaataagtaattaagtatttttttatatacaatattctaaatataaaatatataaatacaaaaaaattttaatttatttggatCAATTatcatgtaataaattttttataatattaaaataatattctaaactgcaaaataaaaatatttataaattggctttttcaattttctttaggATTAATAATTCTCCGTGTTgaaatttttaatacatttttatAGCTAAAACTTTCTAATTAAATTATACAGtataaaaatttgataattatattaattgatacttttcaattaatattagtttttatttttttatcgatTCACtattttattggctaattattgattaataagaataaaattaatttctcaagaaaatagaataaaatactcAGCTacaatatatgattttttaatctACAAATGAATAATAgattaaaaaacaaaagaaaaaatggaattaAATGACTTTTTATATATTCTTCAATATCGCTCACATCATTGGCAACAATTATCATCGTCTCCACAAATACACAAATACACtcttgattaaaatattttttctcctaAAAACGCAACTCGCagctttttaaaaaagtttttgacacattaaaaaataaaaacacaacatGCATTTGCGTCCTTAAAAAAAATCTAACACCCCACAAAATGTAGGTTGCGTtttgttgtttaaaaaaaaataaaacgtgaaaacaataaaatagaggttgcgttttattattttgatgaataaaaaaataaaaaataattaaaagtggAAGTAAAAATGATGATATACAGTATTATTGATATATGGCGTGTAATCCACAAATATGGATCTGTCATACTGCAAAACATAAGTTATGTTTTTTGTGAGACAGAGAAAACAAAAACTGCAGTCGCTACAAAAACGCAGCTTGCGTTTGTCAGGAGAGTTATCTAGTACACCAAATGTGTCCCTCTTTCGTGTGTATTTGGTATAATCTCTCAATATCTTCTATAATCTTAACTTCACTtaatccgatttttttttacacaagtaattataaaaaaaattcacaactaTAACATTTATGGAGGTTTtttcactaaaataaaataaaaaaaattattatttttccaagtatgatttttaaactttaattctCCAAATACTTAAGCTTTACAATGGATAATGGCAATTATTATCATCTTCATAAGAGTACACAGATAACAAGCATGACTTCTTCAATATCGCTCACATCATTGACAACAATTATCATCGTCTCCACAAATACATAAATACACtcttgattaaaatattttttctcctaAAAACGCAACTTGCAGCTTTCTAAAAAAGTTTTtgacacgttaaaaaataaaaacacaacatGCATTTGCGTCCTTAAAAAAAATCTAACACCCCATAATGTAGGTTGCGTtttgttgtttaaaaaaaaaaataaaacgtgaaaacaataaaatagagattgcgttttattattttgataaataaaaaaataaaaaataattaaaaatggtaAAACACAGATTACGATTTATACTAATATTATAGCAGTAAAATTTTTGTTCATCCATCTATTTTATTGCATTACACCATTATTATTTCTATATAAAAAATGAGCCGCAATTTACATGTAAACCCAAAGAAAAGAACTATTTATTACAAATATTTATTATTCTTTAGGTAAGACAATATCCTTTTTAAGAATCATAATCTAAAACTTTTATACCCAACCTTTCACTTGGTTTTTAATTTGGGTGAGGACCTTTTACTTGGTTTAGCAATGATTATATTATTAGTTCAACAGATTATGCATTTAATGTCAATAccttttatcttttttcttttttgttataaaccctgaaatagtttatttttgagtaaattatcatttttgttCTCAATAATTGAGATAAATTTTAAAGTTGTCGTTAACGTTTacatcgttctatttaagtctctaacgtttcaaaattaatttaatgttATTCTGTCGTTAGAAATCTGTTAACGGAATTAATAACAGAACAAAATTGAAACGATTTTAAATATTAGggataattttaaaacttatcccAAACATCGGAGACAAAAacactttattctttatttttctttttggtcagGGCCTCAGGGGTATCCTCAATAGTTTGAATGTCCTATACtagtttattttttggttaacGTCCCATACTAATTTTACTATTGTTTTCGGCTGTCCTTGTTTTTGGACATCGTGTTGGGCTACCTTCAATAGGATGCACCTCCAAAGGCCCAATAAAAATAGGGTTCAAATCCGTGGGCGCTAATAATTGGGCTTATCTTTTAGgctcaaaagaaaaatatttccaACCATGAACAACAAAAAAGTCTATCCGAAGTGGTGGTTGGAAAATTGCAGCGGATAGCGTTGTGGTGTTGAGTCGGAAAATTGCAAAGATGACGGTGGCAAGCTTGTACTCAGGAAGAGGTTGGTGTAGAGCGGAAATCCCTGTTCCGTGGAGCTCAAGATCCAGTTGCAGTGAAATTAGAAAGCTTTTGAAATGTGAGATAATTGGAAAGGCTGAACGTGAAAGCAATATATTAAAATCGGTGGGTGTAGTTGGTGTTGGAGTGGGTGTGTTGCAGTTTGTGAGTTATGTAGAACCCGCGTTTTCTCTGCCGTTGCAGCTCCATGAACCCCCCAACGCCCTCTCTTTGCCCACGTGGGCCGTTCACGTCTCCAGCGTCGCTGAATGGTCCTTCTCTCTCTATAACAGACTCTCTGCTTTATCATTCATGCTTTCATTTTGCTTCATTATATTGTTGCTTTTCTGTTTGAAGGATTATTGCCATGGCTTTGGTCTGGCAATACGGCGAAAAATCCGGTCATCAAGCCTGGAAGGGCCTTTCTTGGGGTATGGTGAGTTTTCCTTCCTTAATTTCttccttttattattaattagctttatttgtgtgtatgtgtgtgtttgTTCTGATTGATTGGTTCTAGGTACCTCTTCTTGGTGGAGCACTTTGTGCATGTACATGGCATTTCTTTTATAACTCTGAGTCCCTCGAGGTAACTTCATTatctcaaattattataattttaggattaatGAGTTGTGCACTCGTGCTCTCAAATTCATTCTATGCAGAAGTCCAGTTACATTGCTACAAAATATTTCTTGCTGCATAATAATAGCCATATATGTTCCTTCACTCCGTGTTCCATTTGGAATGtgaattttattgaaatagattgaACATACAAAATGAATGAGGAGTTCTGTAATGAGTTGCAGGTATTGGTGGCACTTCAAGCGGCACTTACCGTTATTGGTAACTTCACAATGTGCATTGCTGCTTACAGGATATACAAATCGTCCAGCGAAGGATCCAagaatttttgaatgaaaaagtaTGTGTATATATACTTTGAATGGAAGTCCTACTCTTCTCTTGTGCTGATTCTGATGGCTAAACTATATCTTCCATGAACATGCTAGAATAATCCCATAGGCAAAGGCATAGAGTTCACATGATTACTTGAACTCTTTTCATTACATTGAAAAATAAAGCTTTTCAAAGCTACAAGTTTGCTCAGTTTAAGAATCAAAACACAGTACCTTATTACTTGTGAAAGTATTTTAGTAAAGATTTTACCAAGGTATTAGTTAAGAATTGTAAATAGAAAATACTCAATAATAATCATTACATTTGAAaatttcaacatgtattttacATCTCTAAGATCAGCTTTGTGTGTGTTTAGATAAACTACAACTTACTAGGATAGTGACTTGGGTAAGCTTTTGTAGAATTCATTCTAAATAAACTTTATTGGAGAAATGTAAAGCATGTGTTATATATTGAAGCAAATGGCATTTGCATGCAGCCTTCCACGAGATCAAGTAAGCAGAGAAGTCCCCTCTAAAATGATTTGAAGATGTGGTCCGTTCCTTTCATAATTCACAtgtcatttttcttttcaaagtaAAGGCATCCCATCTTGTCTACTCTCTAAAAAGTCCATGCCACCCCATAAAGATAATGAAAGCATTCATAATGGCTCATCAGTCACAAGTCAAAGTGTCAAACTTTGATCATCCACATGGACCTAAAGTTGCTCTCTCACTGCTCCCCTAGTTTCAGTACTAAAGTTACATCAATTGTGGATTTGCCCATCCTTTTATTTATTAGCAAAACTTTGACTAATCTAGCCTCCtcttattgttattattagttaGTGATGATGTTTAAGATCTTATTATTTGATCACTTGGTTACTTAGAAAACACATGCATGCTAGCCATTGAATCTCAAATGGATCTGTTTCTCTATTAATCCTATTTTGGCTATTCCTGGCTCCTTGAAttgcaatattttattttggaaacTAATTAAAGGAGTTGGCCTAATGTCGTGACTGTATAAATCTAAGGATGTTTCAAACTGAACTTTATTGATATGTATGTACTATAGGGGAAAGAAAAAGCTGGTGATGTGTGGGTTCAATCTAAtcgttcaaatttttttaaaagcaaaTATATATGTCAAACAAAAAGGGGGAAAAAAGGATTGAAATAGAGCATATAACAAGTGGAAAAAGAGATTAGATAAGCATTGAGAAAAACTGAAAATTGATGCAccgaaacaaatttgaaaagcagGATAAGTTTGTTATCAATTTTATCAACAATTGTAGGTTTCAATTATTCACTTGCTTTTTATTTGAAGTTTGATATTCATATCGATCTATACGGTAATGAtcatagtgtaaaatatttttgtaCTCTTTTATAACTATTATAAAATGATTAGTACTCTGGATGTCATATAATGGAATatgaaatattattaattaatggaACATGAATTTCTATAATgtgtttatattaatta
Coding sequences within it:
- the LOC112800862 gene encoding probable sodium/metabolite cotransporter BASS5, chloroplastic, with amino-acid sequence MNSISLKQLHTVSSPCPIYTSRQKPVLLRCVTNPFSTPLDSHLPTPRQRPSIFHSFHFTDRNPNLRLPCAPLHSSDSLAPDPSHPPQAVKRNSVAIVDILKQANSFLPHVVLGSTLLALIFPPSFTWFTTRYYAPALGFLMFAVGVNSSEKDFVEAFNRPVEIVVGYVGQFVMKPLLGYLFSLISVTVFGLPTPIGAGIALVSCVSGAQLSNYATFLTDPQMAPLSIVMTSLSTASAVFVTPLLSLLLIGKRLPVDVKGMVFSITQIVVAPIALGLLLNRFLPRICNAIRPFLPPLSVFVTALCVGAPLAINIEAVKSPFGASILLLVVGFHLAAFVVGYILSGFVFHDSPDVKALQRTISFETGMQSSLLALALANRFFEDLLVSVPPAISTVIMSLMGFSLVMIWAKRKE
- the LOC112800863 gene encoding uncharacterized protein isoform X1, with the translated sequence MTVASLYSGRGWCRAEIPVPWSSRSSCSEIRKLLKCEIIGKAERESNILKSVGVVGVGVGVLQFVSYVEPAFSLPLQLHEPPNALSLPTWAVHVSSVAEWIIAMALVWQYGEKSGHQAWKGLSWGMVPLLGGALCACTWHFFYNSESLEVLVALQAALTVIGNFTMCIAAYRIYKSSSEGSKNF
- the LOC112800863 gene encoding uncharacterized protein isoform X2; this encodes MNPPTPSLCPRGPFTSPASLNGLLPWLWSGNTAKNPVIKPGRAFLGVPLLGGALCACTWHFFYNSESLEVLVALQAALTVIGNFTMCIAAYRIYKSSSEGSKNF